One part of the Epinephelus fuscoguttatus linkage group LG12, E.fuscoguttatus.final_Chr_v1 genome encodes these proteins:
- the ltbp3 gene encoding latent-transforming growth factor beta-binding protein 3 isoform X2, translated as MPTLISHLLVIWLSVHRLVWCTERSSTRERFKVVIAPLICKRICLKGQCQDTCEQGNNTTLIAENGQAADTLIGQGFRVVVCPLTCMNGGVCSSRKHCLCPPGFTGRLCQFPLHQTQQAQAARGNKQPVYPISLKPDGQKILEQFSIGRTQLTQTHSVFTLPMSHSSEVQFNVRVHHTPDTSVVIQPLDPSDVKPPHKTGQRPIPSRHKPKGRCFQETTPKQACNSTPLPVLTNQEDCCGSVGNSWGQNKCYQCPKLPNASVKHTIVEESGSTCPQGYKRFNSTHCQDINECSMQGVCQNGDCLNTLGSFKCSCKAGWVLERNRCVESPDEQAQCFLIASEARGCEHPLTTHLSQHLCCCTVGKAWGPNCERCPQVGTVAFSKICPAGKGYLLQNIRETVAFPHNFFPRKSDKEEPKWPERPPETVTAPPQSPTSTSSQRVPVVKPTPPIIIRMTPDNDPFESQTKVLQTDECRLSRNICGHGECENSLNGHICHCHPGYHLNPQRNICEDDNECDSEPCGHGRGLCVNIEGGYKCLCRQGYKHMVQHGRLKCVDVNECSKQDICGVGGQCVNLPGSYKCECHSGFRSKSHRHPACEDINECLNPDTCPNEQCENTPGSYECVPCLPGHEARAGTCYDINECQKPGICPNGRCENLPGTYRCLCNEGFLPSSDSKVCGDIDECEDVRLCAYGHCINTEGSFQCQCYPGYQRTQEGSHCEDINECERPSNCQRGRCINNMGSYHCECQKGYTLVGGRRCQDIDECADRSLCQPFGSCENRPGSYVCACNHGYVLSEDKHSCEAVRVVTDEKKECYLNLDDTVFCDSVLATNVTKQECCCSIGVGWGDHCEIYPCPVSQSAEFRFLCPNGQGLYYDEGLMYSLPVYHDIDECSLFAEEICKKGRCENTQPGYECYCQQGFYYDGNLLECIDVNECHDESLCTNGHCVNTEGSFYCNCKRPWTPDPSKKECVIATVADVNECEDPSNCKNGHCVDTPGSYYCICSPPWTLATDRNSCVTPEEQADVNECQDPSYCKNGRCENTPGSFHCFCDPPLTFSAALKQCVYDDRTAAHKDVCFLQVDEGLICSEPRNGMVVTYSECCCHYGRGWGPECNTCPPRNSEMFSRLCEMHLETESDGEQDFLAAFANYNPGDSSEEDSDECSCANGRCVRSYLGTMCECNTGFRLDHSRTRCIDIDECAEPGVRVSPCKNARCVNTAGSYKCFCKHGFAATRRPNTCMRRRAQ; from the exons ttGTGTGTCCCCTGACGTGTATGAATGGAGGAGTATGCAGCTCGAGGAAACACTGCCTGTGCCCGCCCGGCTTCACCGGTCGGCTCTGCCAGTTTCCACTCCACCAGACACAGCAAGCTCAGGCAGCACGAGGCAACAAGCAGCCGGTCTACCCCATATCTTTGAAGCCAGACGGCCAAAAAATATTGGAGCAATTCAGCATAGGGCGTACCCAGTTGACGCAAACACACTCTGTTTTTACCCTACCCATGTCGCACTCATCTGAAG TGCAGTTTAATGTACGCGTCCACCACACGCCAGACACCTCTGTAGTCATTCAACCCCTAGATCCATCAGATGTCAAGCCTCCTCACAAGACAGGGCAACGCCCGATCCCCTCGAGACACAAACCAAAGGGGCGCTGCTTCCAGGAGACCACACCCAAACAAGCT TGCAACAGCACCCCGCTTCCTGTTCTGACCAATCAGGAGGATTGCTGCGGCAGTGTGGGCAACTCATGGGGACAAAACAAGTGTTATCAGTGCCCCAAACTGCCAA ATGCATCAGTCAAGCATACCATTGTGGAAGAGTCCGGCTCCACCTGTCCGCAAGGCTATAAAAGATTCAACAGCACCCACTGTCAAG ATATCAACGAGTGCTCCATGCAGGGCGTCTGTCAGAATGGAGACTGTCTGAACACGCTGGGCAGCTTCAAATGTTCCTGCAAGGCTGGTTGGGTGTTGGAGAGGAATCGATGTGTTG AGTCTCCAGATGAGCAGGCTCAGTGCTTCCTGATAGCGTCTGAGGCCAGGGGCTGCGAGCACCCGCTGACGACCCACCTCAGCCAGCACTTGTGCTGCTGCACGGTGGGCAAAGCCTGGGGCCCCAACTGTGAAAGATGTCCTCAGGTGGGCACAG TGGCCTTCAGTAAGATCTGCCCTGCTGGGAAAGGATACCTTCTCCAAAATATAAGAGAGACCGTGGCCTTCCCTCACAATTTCTTCCCCCGCAAGTCTGACAAAGAGG AACCAAAGTGGCCG GAGAGGCCTCCAGAGACGGTGACTGCTCCACCGCAGTCTCCCACCAGCACCAGCAGTCAGCGTGTGCCTG TTGTTAAACCCACCCCTCCAATAATCATCAGAATGACCCCGGACAATGACCCCTTCGAATCACAGACAAAAGTCTTGC AGACAGATGAATGCAGGCTAAGCAGGAACATTTGTGGTCACGGGGagtgtgagaacagcctgaacgGCCACATCTGTCACTGTCACCCTGGCTACCATCTCAACCCGCAGAGGAACATCTGTGAGG ATGATAATGAATGTGACTCAGAGCCGTGCGGCCACGGCAGAGGCCTCTGCGTCAACATAGAGGGAGGATACAAATGCCTCTGTCGTCAGGGCTACAAACACATGGTGCAGCATGGGAGACTCAAGTGCGTAG ATGTGAACGAGTGCTCGAAGCAGGACATCTGCGGCGTGGGAGGCCAGTGTGTCAACCTGCCCGGGTCTTATAAATGTGAATGTCACAGCGGCTTTAGGAGCAAGTCACACCGTCATCCAGCCTGTGAAG ACATAAATGAGTGTTTGAACCCCGACACTTGTCCCAATGAGCAATGTGAGAACACACCAGGCTCTTATGAGTGTGTTCCTTGCTTGCCTGGTCATGAAGCCCGCGCCGGCACGTGCTACG ACATTAATGAGTGTCAGAAACCTGGTATCTGTCCCAACGGGCGCTGTGAGAACCTCCCTGGTACTTACCGCTGCCTGTGTAACGAGGGCTTCCTCCCATCTTCAGACAGCAAAGTCTGCGGCG ACATTGATGAGTGTGAGGACGTCCGGCTGTGTGCTTACGGTCACTGCATCAATACAGAAGGCTCCTTCCAGTGTCAGTGCTACCCAGGATACCAGCGCACACAGGAGGGCAGCCACTGCGAAG ATATCAATGAGTGTGAGAGGCCATCAAACTGTCAGAGGGGCCGCTGTATCAACAACATGGGCTCATACCACTGCGAGTGCCAGAAGGGTTACACACTGGTCGGAGGCAGGAGGTGTCAAG ACATAGATGAATGCGCCGACAGAAGCCTCTGCCAGCCCTTCGGCTCTTGTGAGAACAGACCGGGCTCCTACGTGTGTGCCTGCAATCACGGTTATGTCCTCTCAGAGGACAAACACAGCTGTGAGG CAGTTCGAGTAGTGACGGATGAGAAGAAGGAGTGCTACCTGAACCTCGATGATACTGTGTTCTGCGACAGCGTCCTGGCCACCAACGTCACCAAGCAGGAATGTTGCTGCTCCATTGGTGTGGGATGGGGAGACCACTGCGAGATCTACCCCTGTCCTGTCTCCCAATCTG CTGAATTCCGATTCCTGTGTCCAAATGGTCAAGGCCTATACTATGATGAAGGACTCATGTACAGCCTGCCTGTCTACCATG ATATCGACGAGTGTTCTCTGTTTGCTGAAGAAATCTGCAAGAAGGGTCGCTGTGAGAACACGCAGCCAGGCTACGAGTGCTACTGTCAGCAGGGCTTCTACTACGACGGCAACCTTCTCGAGTGCATCG ATGTGAACGAATGCCACGACGAGTCTTTGTGCACTAATGGTCACTGCGTCAACACTGAAGGGTCTTTCTACTGCAACTGCAAACGGCCGTGGACTCCAGACCCCAGCAAGAAGGAGTGTGTGATCGCAACAGTAGCAG ATGTGAACGAGTGTGAAGACCCATCCAACTGTAAGAACGGACACTGTGTGGACACTCCAGGGTCGTACTACTGCATCTGCTCTCCGCCCTGGACCCTGGCCACCGACCGTAACAGTTGTGTGACTCCTGAGGAGCAGGCTG ATGTGAATGAGTGCCAGGACCCCTCGTACTGTAAGAATGGGAGGTGTGAGAACACGCCCGGCTCCTTTCACTGTTTTTGCGACCCTCCCCTCACCTTCAGTGCAGCGCTGAAACAGTGCGTCTATGACG ATCGCACTGCAGCCCACAAAGACGTGTGTTTCCTGCAGGTCGATGAGGGATTGATCTGCAGTGAGCCCAGGAACGGCATGGTGGTGACCTACTCAGAGTGCTGCTGTCACTACGGCCGTGGCTGGGGGCCCGAGTGTAACACCTGTCCACCCCGAAACTCAG AGATGTTCAGTCGTCTGTGTGAGATGCATCTGGAGACTGAGTCTGATGGGGAGCAGGATTTCCTGGCAGCTTTTGCCAACTACAACCCAG GTGACAGTTCAGAGGAGGATTCAGACGAATGCAGCTGTGCAAACGGCCGCTGTGTCCGTTCCTATCTGGGCACCATGTGTGAATGTAACACAGGCTTTAGGCTGGACCACTCCCGCACCCGCTGTATAG acatTGATGAGTGTGCAGAACCAGGAGTTCGTGTCAGTCCATGCAAGAACGCTCGCTGTGTGAACACCGCCGGCTCATACAAGTGCTTTTGCAAACACGGCTTTGCGGCCACACGCAGGCCAAACACATGTATGCGACGCAGAGCTCAGTAA
- the ltbp3 gene encoding latent-transforming growth factor beta-binding protein 3 isoform X3 encodes MPTLISHLLVIWLSVHRLVWCTERSSTRERFKVVIAPLICKRICLKGQCQDTCEQGNNTTLIAENGQAADTLIGQGFRVVVCPLTCMNGGVCSSRKHCLCPPGFTGRLCQFPLHQTQQAQAARGNKQPVYPISLKPDGQKILEQFSIGRTQLTQTHSVFTLPMSHSSEVQFNVRVHHTPDTSVVIQPLDPSDVKPPHKTGQRPIPSRHKPKGRCFQETTPKQACNSTPLPVLTNQEDCCGSVGNSWGQNKCYQCPKLPNASVKHTIVEESGSTCPQGYKRFNSTHCQDINECSMQGVCQNGDCLNTLGSFKCSCKAGWVLERNRCVESPDEQAQCFLIASEARGCEHPLTTHLSQHLCCCTVGKAWGPNCERCPQVGTVAFSKICPAGKGYLLQNIRETVAFPHNFFPRKSDKEEPKWPERPPETVTAPPQSPTSTSSQRVPAETDECRLSRNICGHGECENSLNGHICHCHPGYHLNPQRNICEDDNECDSEPCGHGRGLCVNIEGGYKCLCRQGYKHMVQHGRLKCVDVNECSKQDICGVGGQCVNLPGSYKCECHSGFRSKSHRHPACEDINECLNPDTCPNEQCENTPGSYECVPCLPGHEARAGTCYDINECQKPGICPNGRCENLPGTYRCLCNEGFLPSSDSKVCGDIDECEDVRLCAYGHCINTEGSFQCQCYPGYQRTQEGSHCEDINECERPSNCQRGRCINNMGSYHCECQKGYTLVGGRRCQDIDECADRSLCQPFGSCENRPGSYVCACNHGYVLSEDKHSCEAVRVVTDEKKECYLNLDDTVFCDSVLATNVTKQECCCSIGVGWGDHCEIYPCPVSQSAEFRFLCPNGQGLYYDEGLMYSLPVYHDIDECSLFAEEICKKGRCENTQPGYECYCQQGFYYDGNLLECIDVNECHDESLCTNGHCVNTEGSFYCNCKRPWTPDPSKKECVIATVADVNECEDPSNCKNGHCVDTPGSYYCICSPPWTLATDRNSCVTPEEQADVNECQDPSYCKNGRCENTPGSFHCFCDPPLTFSAALKQCVYDDRTAAHKDVCFLQVDEGLICSEPRNGMVVTYSECCCHYGRGWGPECNTCPPRNSEMFSRLCEMHLETESDGEQDFLAAFANYNPGDSSEEDSDECSCANGRCVRSYLGTMCECNTGFRLDHSRTRCIDIDECAEPGVRVSPCKNARCVNTAGSYKCFCKHGFAATRRPNTCMRRRAQ; translated from the exons ttGTGTGTCCCCTGACGTGTATGAATGGAGGAGTATGCAGCTCGAGGAAACACTGCCTGTGCCCGCCCGGCTTCACCGGTCGGCTCTGCCAGTTTCCACTCCACCAGACACAGCAAGCTCAGGCAGCACGAGGCAACAAGCAGCCGGTCTACCCCATATCTTTGAAGCCAGACGGCCAAAAAATATTGGAGCAATTCAGCATAGGGCGTACCCAGTTGACGCAAACACACTCTGTTTTTACCCTACCCATGTCGCACTCATCTGAAG TGCAGTTTAATGTACGCGTCCACCACACGCCAGACACCTCTGTAGTCATTCAACCCCTAGATCCATCAGATGTCAAGCCTCCTCACAAGACAGGGCAACGCCCGATCCCCTCGAGACACAAACCAAAGGGGCGCTGCTTCCAGGAGACCACACCCAAACAAGCT TGCAACAGCACCCCGCTTCCTGTTCTGACCAATCAGGAGGATTGCTGCGGCAGTGTGGGCAACTCATGGGGACAAAACAAGTGTTATCAGTGCCCCAAACTGCCAA ATGCATCAGTCAAGCATACCATTGTGGAAGAGTCCGGCTCCACCTGTCCGCAAGGCTATAAAAGATTCAACAGCACCCACTGTCAAG ATATCAACGAGTGCTCCATGCAGGGCGTCTGTCAGAATGGAGACTGTCTGAACACGCTGGGCAGCTTCAAATGTTCCTGCAAGGCTGGTTGGGTGTTGGAGAGGAATCGATGTGTTG AGTCTCCAGATGAGCAGGCTCAGTGCTTCCTGATAGCGTCTGAGGCCAGGGGCTGCGAGCACCCGCTGACGACCCACCTCAGCCAGCACTTGTGCTGCTGCACGGTGGGCAAAGCCTGGGGCCCCAACTGTGAAAGATGTCCTCAGGTGGGCACAG TGGCCTTCAGTAAGATCTGCCCTGCTGGGAAAGGATACCTTCTCCAAAATATAAGAGAGACCGTGGCCTTCCCTCACAATTTCTTCCCCCGCAAGTCTGACAAAGAGG AACCAAAGTGGCCG GAGAGGCCTCCAGAGACGGTGACTGCTCCACCGCAGTCTCCCACCAGCACCAGCAGTCAGCGTGTGCCTG CAGAGACAGATGAATGCAGGCTAAGCAGGAACATTTGTGGTCACGGGGagtgtgagaacagcctgaacgGCCACATCTGTCACTGTCACCCTGGCTACCATCTCAACCCGCAGAGGAACATCTGTGAGG ATGATAATGAATGTGACTCAGAGCCGTGCGGCCACGGCAGAGGCCTCTGCGTCAACATAGAGGGAGGATACAAATGCCTCTGTCGTCAGGGCTACAAACACATGGTGCAGCATGGGAGACTCAAGTGCGTAG ATGTGAACGAGTGCTCGAAGCAGGACATCTGCGGCGTGGGAGGCCAGTGTGTCAACCTGCCCGGGTCTTATAAATGTGAATGTCACAGCGGCTTTAGGAGCAAGTCACACCGTCATCCAGCCTGTGAAG ACATAAATGAGTGTTTGAACCCCGACACTTGTCCCAATGAGCAATGTGAGAACACACCAGGCTCTTATGAGTGTGTTCCTTGCTTGCCTGGTCATGAAGCCCGCGCCGGCACGTGCTACG ACATTAATGAGTGTCAGAAACCTGGTATCTGTCCCAACGGGCGCTGTGAGAACCTCCCTGGTACTTACCGCTGCCTGTGTAACGAGGGCTTCCTCCCATCTTCAGACAGCAAAGTCTGCGGCG ACATTGATGAGTGTGAGGACGTCCGGCTGTGTGCTTACGGTCACTGCATCAATACAGAAGGCTCCTTCCAGTGTCAGTGCTACCCAGGATACCAGCGCACACAGGAGGGCAGCCACTGCGAAG ATATCAATGAGTGTGAGAGGCCATCAAACTGTCAGAGGGGCCGCTGTATCAACAACATGGGCTCATACCACTGCGAGTGCCAGAAGGGTTACACACTGGTCGGAGGCAGGAGGTGTCAAG ACATAGATGAATGCGCCGACAGAAGCCTCTGCCAGCCCTTCGGCTCTTGTGAGAACAGACCGGGCTCCTACGTGTGTGCCTGCAATCACGGTTATGTCCTCTCAGAGGACAAACACAGCTGTGAGG CAGTTCGAGTAGTGACGGATGAGAAGAAGGAGTGCTACCTGAACCTCGATGATACTGTGTTCTGCGACAGCGTCCTGGCCACCAACGTCACCAAGCAGGAATGTTGCTGCTCCATTGGTGTGGGATGGGGAGACCACTGCGAGATCTACCCCTGTCCTGTCTCCCAATCTG CTGAATTCCGATTCCTGTGTCCAAATGGTCAAGGCCTATACTATGATGAAGGACTCATGTACAGCCTGCCTGTCTACCATG ATATCGACGAGTGTTCTCTGTTTGCTGAAGAAATCTGCAAGAAGGGTCGCTGTGAGAACACGCAGCCAGGCTACGAGTGCTACTGTCAGCAGGGCTTCTACTACGACGGCAACCTTCTCGAGTGCATCG ATGTGAACGAATGCCACGACGAGTCTTTGTGCACTAATGGTCACTGCGTCAACACTGAAGGGTCTTTCTACTGCAACTGCAAACGGCCGTGGACTCCAGACCCCAGCAAGAAGGAGTGTGTGATCGCAACAGTAGCAG ATGTGAACGAGTGTGAAGACCCATCCAACTGTAAGAACGGACACTGTGTGGACACTCCAGGGTCGTACTACTGCATCTGCTCTCCGCCCTGGACCCTGGCCACCGACCGTAACAGTTGTGTGACTCCTGAGGAGCAGGCTG ATGTGAATGAGTGCCAGGACCCCTCGTACTGTAAGAATGGGAGGTGTGAGAACACGCCCGGCTCCTTTCACTGTTTTTGCGACCCTCCCCTCACCTTCAGTGCAGCGCTGAAACAGTGCGTCTATGACG ATCGCACTGCAGCCCACAAAGACGTGTGTTTCCTGCAGGTCGATGAGGGATTGATCTGCAGTGAGCCCAGGAACGGCATGGTGGTGACCTACTCAGAGTGCTGCTGTCACTACGGCCGTGGCTGGGGGCCCGAGTGTAACACCTGTCCACCCCGAAACTCAG AGATGTTCAGTCGTCTGTGTGAGATGCATCTGGAGACTGAGTCTGATGGGGAGCAGGATTTCCTGGCAGCTTTTGCCAACTACAACCCAG GTGACAGTTCAGAGGAGGATTCAGACGAATGCAGCTGTGCAAACGGCCGCTGTGTCCGTTCCTATCTGGGCACCATGTGTGAATGTAACACAGGCTTTAGGCTGGACCACTCCCGCACCCGCTGTATAG acatTGATGAGTGTGCAGAACCAGGAGTTCGTGTCAGTCCATGCAAGAACGCTCGCTGTGTGAACACCGCCGGCTCATACAAGTGCTTTTGCAAACACGGCTTTGCGGCCACACGCAGGCCAAACACATGTATGCGACGCAGAGCTCAGTAA
- the ltbp3 gene encoding latent-transforming growth factor beta-binding protein 3 isoform X4: MPTLISHLLVIWLSVHRLVWCTERSSTRERFKVVIAPLICKRICLKGQCQDTCEQGNNTTLIAENGQAADTLIGQGFRVVVCPLTCMNGGVCSSRKHCLCPPGFTGRLCQFPLHQTQQAQAARGNKQPVYPISLKPDGQKILEQFSIGRTQLTQTHSVFTLPMSHSSEVQFNVRVHHTPDTSVVIQPLDPSDVKPPHKTGQRPIPSRHKPKGRCFQETTPKQACNSTPLPVLTNQEDCCGSVGNSWGQNKCYQCPKLPNASVKHTIVEESGSTCPQGYKRFNSTHCQDINECSMQGVCQNGDCLNTLGSFKCSCKAGWVLERNRCVESPDEQAQCFLIASEARGCEHPLTTHLSQHLCCCTVGKAWGPNCERCPQVGTVAFSKICPAGKGYLLQNIRETVAFPHNFFPRKSDKEEPKWPERPPETVTAPPQSPTSTSSQRVPVVKPTPPIIIRMTPDNDPFESQTKVLPETDECRLSRNICGHGECENSLNGHICHCHPGYHLNPQRNICEDDNECDSEPCGHGRGLCVNIEGGYKCLCRQGYKHMVQHGRLKCVDVNECSKQDICGVGGQCVNLPGSYKCECHSGFRSKSHRHPACEDINECLNPDTCPNEQCENTPGSYECVPCLPGHEARAGTCYDINECQKPGICPNGRCENLPGTYRCLCNEGFLPSSDSKVCGDIDECEDVRLCAYGHCINTEGSFQCQCYPGYQRTQEGSHCEDINECERPSNCQRGRCINNMGSYHCECQKGYTLVGGRRCQDIDECADRSLCQPFGSCENRPGSYVCACNHGYVLSEDKHSCEAVRVVTDEKKECYLNLDDTVFCDSVLATNVTKQECCCSIGVGWGDHCEIYPCPVSQSAEFRFLCPNGQGLYYDEGLMYSLPVYHDIDECSLFAEEICKKGRCENTQPGYECYCQQGFYYDGNLLECIDVNECHDESLCTNGHCVNTEGSFYCNCKRPWTPDPSKKECVIATVADVNECEDPSNCKNGHCVDTPGSYYCICSPPWTLATDRNSCVTPEEQADRTAAHKDVCFLQVDEGLICSEPRNGMVVTYSECCCHYGRGWGPECNTCPPRNSEMFSRLCEMHLETESDGEQDFLAAFANYNPGDSSEEDSDECSCANGRCVRSYLGTMCECNTGFRLDHSRTRCIDIDECAEPGVRVSPCKNARCVNTAGSYKCFCKHGFAATRRPNTCMRRRAQ, encoded by the exons ttGTGTGTCCCCTGACGTGTATGAATGGAGGAGTATGCAGCTCGAGGAAACACTGCCTGTGCCCGCCCGGCTTCACCGGTCGGCTCTGCCAGTTTCCACTCCACCAGACACAGCAAGCTCAGGCAGCACGAGGCAACAAGCAGCCGGTCTACCCCATATCTTTGAAGCCAGACGGCCAAAAAATATTGGAGCAATTCAGCATAGGGCGTACCCAGTTGACGCAAACACACTCTGTTTTTACCCTACCCATGTCGCACTCATCTGAAG TGCAGTTTAATGTACGCGTCCACCACACGCCAGACACCTCTGTAGTCATTCAACCCCTAGATCCATCAGATGTCAAGCCTCCTCACAAGACAGGGCAACGCCCGATCCCCTCGAGACACAAACCAAAGGGGCGCTGCTTCCAGGAGACCACACCCAAACAAGCT TGCAACAGCACCCCGCTTCCTGTTCTGACCAATCAGGAGGATTGCTGCGGCAGTGTGGGCAACTCATGGGGACAAAACAAGTGTTATCAGTGCCCCAAACTGCCAA ATGCATCAGTCAAGCATACCATTGTGGAAGAGTCCGGCTCCACCTGTCCGCAAGGCTATAAAAGATTCAACAGCACCCACTGTCAAG ATATCAACGAGTGCTCCATGCAGGGCGTCTGTCAGAATGGAGACTGTCTGAACACGCTGGGCAGCTTCAAATGTTCCTGCAAGGCTGGTTGGGTGTTGGAGAGGAATCGATGTGTTG AGTCTCCAGATGAGCAGGCTCAGTGCTTCCTGATAGCGTCTGAGGCCAGGGGCTGCGAGCACCCGCTGACGACCCACCTCAGCCAGCACTTGTGCTGCTGCACGGTGGGCAAAGCCTGGGGCCCCAACTGTGAAAGATGTCCTCAGGTGGGCACAG TGGCCTTCAGTAAGATCTGCCCTGCTGGGAAAGGATACCTTCTCCAAAATATAAGAGAGACCGTGGCCTTCCCTCACAATTTCTTCCCCCGCAAGTCTGACAAAGAGG AACCAAAGTGGCCG GAGAGGCCTCCAGAGACGGTGACTGCTCCACCGCAGTCTCCCACCAGCACCAGCAGTCAGCGTGTGCCTG TTGTTAAACCCACCCCTCCAATAATCATCAGAATGACCCCGGACAATGACCCCTTCGAATCACAGACAAAAGTCTTGC CAGAGACAGATGAATGCAGGCTAAGCAGGAACATTTGTGGTCACGGGGagtgtgagaacagcctgaacgGCCACATCTGTCACTGTCACCCTGGCTACCATCTCAACCCGCAGAGGAACATCTGTGAGG ATGATAATGAATGTGACTCAGAGCCGTGCGGCCACGGCAGAGGCCTCTGCGTCAACATAGAGGGAGGATACAAATGCCTCTGTCGTCAGGGCTACAAACACATGGTGCAGCATGGGAGACTCAAGTGCGTAG ATGTGAACGAGTGCTCGAAGCAGGACATCTGCGGCGTGGGAGGCCAGTGTGTCAACCTGCCCGGGTCTTATAAATGTGAATGTCACAGCGGCTTTAGGAGCAAGTCACACCGTCATCCAGCCTGTGAAG ACATAAATGAGTGTTTGAACCCCGACACTTGTCCCAATGAGCAATGTGAGAACACACCAGGCTCTTATGAGTGTGTTCCTTGCTTGCCTGGTCATGAAGCCCGCGCCGGCACGTGCTACG ACATTAATGAGTGTCAGAAACCTGGTATCTGTCCCAACGGGCGCTGTGAGAACCTCCCTGGTACTTACCGCTGCCTGTGTAACGAGGGCTTCCTCCCATCTTCAGACAGCAAAGTCTGCGGCG ACATTGATGAGTGTGAGGACGTCCGGCTGTGTGCTTACGGTCACTGCATCAATACAGAAGGCTCCTTCCAGTGTCAGTGCTACCCAGGATACCAGCGCACACAGGAGGGCAGCCACTGCGAAG ATATCAATGAGTGTGAGAGGCCATCAAACTGTCAGAGGGGCCGCTGTATCAACAACATGGGCTCATACCACTGCGAGTGCCAGAAGGGTTACACACTGGTCGGAGGCAGGAGGTGTCAAG ACATAGATGAATGCGCCGACAGAAGCCTCTGCCAGCCCTTCGGCTCTTGTGAGAACAGACCGGGCTCCTACGTGTGTGCCTGCAATCACGGTTATGTCCTCTCAGAGGACAAACACAGCTGTGAGG CAGTTCGAGTAGTGACGGATGAGAAGAAGGAGTGCTACCTGAACCTCGATGATACTGTGTTCTGCGACAGCGTCCTGGCCACCAACGTCACCAAGCAGGAATGTTGCTGCTCCATTGGTGTGGGATGGGGAGACCACTGCGAGATCTACCCCTGTCCTGTCTCCCAATCTG CTGAATTCCGATTCCTGTGTCCAAATGGTCAAGGCCTATACTATGATGAAGGACTCATGTACAGCCTGCCTGTCTACCATG ATATCGACGAGTGTTCTCTGTTTGCTGAAGAAATCTGCAAGAAGGGTCGCTGTGAGAACACGCAGCCAGGCTACGAGTGCTACTGTCAGCAGGGCTTCTACTACGACGGCAACCTTCTCGAGTGCATCG ATGTGAACGAATGCCACGACGAGTCTTTGTGCACTAATGGTCACTGCGTCAACACTGAAGGGTCTTTCTACTGCAACTGCAAACGGCCGTGGACTCCAGACCCCAGCAAGAAGGAGTGTGTGATCGCAACAGTAGCAG ATGTGAACGAGTGTGAAGACCCATCCAACTGTAAGAACGGACACTGTGTGGACACTCCAGGGTCGTACTACTGCATCTGCTCTCCGCCCTGGACCCTGGCCACCGACCGTAACAGTTGTGTGACTCCTGAGGAGCAGGCTG ATCGCACTGCAGCCCACAAAGACGTGTGTTTCCTGCAGGTCGATGAGGGATTGATCTGCAGTGAGCCCAGGAACGGCATGGTGGTGACCTACTCAGAGTGCTGCTGTCACTACGGCCGTGGCTGGGGGCCCGAGTGTAACACCTGTCCACCCCGAAACTCAG AGATGTTCAGTCGTCTGTGTGAGATGCATCTGGAGACTGAGTCTGATGGGGAGCAGGATTTCCTGGCAGCTTTTGCCAACTACAACCCAG GTGACAGTTCAGAGGAGGATTCAGACGAATGCAGCTGTGCAAACGGCCGCTGTGTCCGTTCCTATCTGGGCACCATGTGTGAATGTAACACAGGCTTTAGGCTGGACCACTCCCGCACCCGCTGTATAG acatTGATGAGTGTGCAGAACCAGGAGTTCGTGTCAGTCCATGCAAGAACGCTCGCTGTGTGAACACCGCCGGCTCATACAAGTGCTTTTGCAAACACGGCTTTGCGGCCACACGCAGGCCAAACACATGTATGCGACGCAGAGCTCAGTAA